In Aphelocoma coerulescens isolate FSJ_1873_10779 chromosome 3, UR_Acoe_1.0, whole genome shotgun sequence, a single window of DNA contains:
- the KBTBD11 gene encoding kelch repeat and BTB domain-containing protein 11 — protein MEGSGAAPEEEESGAANGAPPPPPPPTPAAPCGFSSSLCFSAAAAEPQQPAAGGRVVQSQWEINNAACQPEEEDEEVVGPRDRPPEEPDLVIEVSGRRIRAHKSVLAAKSDYFRARASRDVLRVKGVSYGALRLLIDYVYTARMGEVRHDNLAEVVSGARVLQMPCALHCAAEAMRAQLCLGNCYQLLCLAKKQRLAELREAAYRFMSDHYLEVLREPSVYGRLSGTERDLILQRRMDAGRPCLLVAEVSDAFERPGGGSRPQSRESSRPQSPSSVVSLEESGSLIHCYQETSGEWRVLTRLPEEANAKGCAMCVLHNYLFLAGGIVTGPVGSEPRARLSDKVFCYNPLTDTWSQVRPLAQPRSQLKLLALDGYLYAVGGECLFTVERYDPRADRWSPVAPLPKGAFAVAHEATTCNGEIYVSGGSLFYRLLKYDPKRDEWQECPYNSSRRRSADMVAFKSFIYRFDVSSGRGGEQGPGGGTGGGVEVFRYNTVAKCWSQCASLRPSGGPIQPFRCAPLGNTIYCVNRTGTLRFSLAQDGEVEADGGLKGTFDGELLKAPLDAKGVLLPFVLTLPERLDKTGDQEGSLPL, from the coding sequence ATGGAGGGCAGCGGCGCGGccccggaggaggaggagagcggGGCCGCGAACGGCgctcccccgccgccgccgccgcccacGCCGGCCGCCCCCTGCGGCTTCAGCTCCTCCCTCTGCTTCAGCGCCGccgctgccgagccgcagcagcccgcggccggcggccgggTGGTGCAGAGCCAGTGGGAGATCAACAACGCCGCCTGCCAgccggaggaggaggatgaggaggtggTGGGGCCGCGGGACCGGCCGCCGGAGGAGCCCGACCTGGTGATCGAGGTGTCGGGCCGCCGCATTCGGGCGCACAAGTCGGTGTTGGCGGCCAAGAGTGACTATTTTCGTGCCCGCGCCTCACGGGACGTCCTGCGGGTGAAGGGGGTGAGCTACGGGGCGCTGCGGCTGCTCATTGACTACGTGTACACGGCCCGCATGGGCGAGGTGCGGCACGACAACCTGGCGGAGGTGGTGAGCGGCGCCCGCGTCCTCCAGATGCCCTGTGCCCTGCACTGTGCCGCCGAGGCCATGCGCGCCCAGCTCTGCCTCGGCAACTGCtaccagctcctctgcctggccAAGAAGCAGCGGCTGGCGGAGCTGCGGGAGGCTGCCTATCGCTTCATGAGTGACCATTACCTGGAGGTGCTGCGGGAGCCCAGCGTTTACGGCCGCCTCAGTGGCACTGAGCGGGACCTCATCTTGCAGCGGCGCATGGATGCTGGCCGGCCCTGCTTGCTGGTGGCCGAGGTCAGCGACGCCTTCGAGCGGCCGGGTGGTGGCAGCCGGCCACAGAGCCGCGAGAGCAGTCGGCCACAGAGTCCCTCCTCCGTGGTGTCGCTGGAGGAGAGTGGCTCCCTCATTCACTGCTACCAAGAGACCAGTGGCGAGTGGAGGGTGCTGACACGCCTGCCCGAGGAGGCCAATGCCAAGGGCTGCGCCATGTGCGTCCTCCACAACTACCTCTTCCTAGCAGGGGGCATTGTGACAGGGCCGGTGGGCAGCGAACCCAGGGCCCGCCTTTCCGACAAGGTATTCTGCTATAACCCCCTGACCGACACCTGGAGCCAGGTGCGACCGCTGGCTCAGCCCCGCTCGCAGCTCAAGCTGCTGGCCCTGGATGGTTACCTCTATGCTGTGGGGGGTGAGTGCCTCTTCACTGTGGAAAGGTACGACCCACGGGCTGACCGCTGGAGCCCTGTGGCACCTCTGCCCAAGGGTGCCTTTGCTGTGGCTCACGAGGCCACCACTTGCAACGGGGAGATCTATGTGTCAGGAGGCTCCCTCTTCTACCGTCTACTCAAATACGACCCTAAGCGTGACGAGTGGCAGGAGTGCCCTTACAACAGCAGCCGCCGGCGCTCTGCTGACATGGTGGCCTTCAAGAGCTTCATCTACCGCTTTGATGTGAGCAGTGGCCGTGGTGGGGAGCAGGGCCCAGGTGGTGGGACTGGCGGTGGTGTTGAAGTTTTCCGGTACAACACGGTGGCCAAGTGCTGGAGCCAGTGCGCCAGCCTGCGGCCCAGCGGTGGCCCCATCCAGCCCTTCCGCTGTGCCCCCTTGGGCAACACCATCTACTGCGTCAACCGGACCGGCACCCTTCGCTTCAGCCTAGCCCAGGACGGTGAGGTGGAAGCAGATGGTGGGCTCAAGGGCACCTTCGACGGGGAGCTTCTTAAAGCTCCCTTGGATGCCAAGGGTGTCCTCCTACCCTTTGTGCTTACCCTGCCCGAGAGGCTGGACAAAACAGGGGACCAGGAGGGCTCCCTCCCACTGTAA